In the genome of Salmo trutta chromosome 39, fSalTru1.1, whole genome shotgun sequence, the window TGAGTAATTTTCCCAGTGCAAACAGCCTCATCGCCTTGCAGGTTCAAGGGTCATGTAGAGTACGAAATGTGGGTTACCATCGGCAGACCAGAGTATTGGCCTTAGTTGACAAACACAGAACGTGGGTGGTCCACCAAGTATGCATCCCTCAATGTTAAAAAATGCATGGATAAGAAAGCATGTCGCAAGTCACTTCATagaaacacatttttttattacAACATTTCACTGTTTCCATTCTTGGTAAAGGTATGTGGCAGATTAACACGACTGTTGGGACTTTAGAAAACTCCAAATAATTTGATCGACGCAGAACACATGGAATTAATTTCCAGTAATGATCTTTTTTCCTTACAGTATTAACAATTCAGAGACAGGGTGCAACACAAAAAGCTATCCCAAATCACATCGATAAAAAAGGTCAACGTACAGTAACGTTTTAAAAACATCAATGTAAATAAAATCCACACGAGTATCTCCGAAGACTAGATGGATTCCGTTTTTTCATCCTTGGTTcgataaaaaaatatctgacagAAAACTTGTATTAAACGATGGGTATGTTAATCATATTACCAGcgtaaaaacaaaaaaaggttGTGCATTTTTCCCgaaactgaaataaaaaaaagccGGACATGGTTGGGGCGTGTGTTACCAGGTCGACAAGAGGCCACACAGGAAATTGGATGTCGAACGAGGGATGTAACTTCCTAGATCCAATACCACGCCCCCATCCTGTAGCCCTCTCTACCCCGTATTGATGTTTGGACACCACACCCCACACCTTTGGGCCCCATCCACCGTACCGCCCCTGGTTGGTTGGTAGTACTTCCTCATTCCTGGCCTGGCTAGGCGAGGGCCTGCTCCTCTATTGGTGGAGGGGCGGGGTCAGCGCCTGGACATGGATGGTCATCCATCGCAGTGCAGCTTTGTGTTGTTGGTGGGGGTTTTTCTTGACAAGTTATACAGCTAAAAAGAAGTGAGTGAAAAGAAGgcaatggaggaggagggggtgtacAGTGCATGACGGAGGGATGGTCTTCACGATGACGCCTGCTTCTCCTGTTCAATGGCtggggacaagagagagagacagagcgaaagagagacaAAATAACAGTGATGAGAATCTCAACACCCTTGAGGCGTAAATGGTCTTTCACTTAGCCTAGGCCTATCATGTCTTCTGTAGCATAGCCTAGATCCAAAATGTTAACGTTGAAAAGGTAGGATTATATTCTATAGCAGTACCAGTAGGCCTACAGTGTACAGTAGCCTTCTTATGATGCATCCCACTGGGCACTGATGTCAATTCAACTTCTATTCCACATTGGCTCAAggaatttcattgaaattatgtggaatcaacgttgattcaaccggtATTCATGTGTCATATAATGTCAGACTATTGCATAAATGTCTGTATCCTTACTTTCTTTAGTCGGCAGCGGATTCTTCTCCTGCGTCTCGGTCTTTTTCAGCTTGGTCTTGTCGAAGCTGGCGACCTCCTCGAGATTTGGCTTGTCAGACATGATTGCGAAGTGTCTGTCAAAACGAGAAGCATTCTTTTAATTCAACATATGCTCAGACAGCACTGCAGCCACAATAGCTTTTCCTCAAGTGCGCAACTAGCGACGTGACCAAAACGTGTAAGTGGTGCGCCTGCATTCTTTTGTTCGCCTCAAGCAGAGCCTGGTGCAATTTGCCTCACATCCCGTTACCCAATTCAGGGACCATGTCACAGACAGGGGCACAAAACCGCACCCCACAATGAATGGCGCCTAATATTCCCCAAAATGCACATTTGCATAACAATACGCGTTCCCATGCTGAGAACGGCCGAAAAGAGAAAAAGCTGTTGGCCACACATAACCAACCATGCGTTCACATCAACGGCTAAAGTATaaagatacagtatattaaatCTATTTTCAAAATATTTGTCTTCAATGCTGATCAGACTTTAATTCCACGTGTATGGTCTAAGACTCGCCTCTCCCTTGGGCAGCGCAATCTGGAGAACCACCGCCCAGATCCGCTTTATCTTCGAAGATAGGCTCCCAAATTGTACCCCAATTCCCTCAAATTGGCCCATTCATAACTATACGTGTCACAACATACTATCTAAAGgcacatttcaaatgttattacGCATGATTTAGACAATTGACCGTAGTTTATCACCACCACAAATAATCTGAACAAAGGATATGGATAGATATGGCTAGTGTTACACAGCGAAACTCAAATAGAACACATATCCATTCGTTTCTATTTACTAGTTAGATGtttctttcaacaacaaaaaagaggtATACATCTGAACATCTTTATAGTCGCATCTTTTGTCCTTGGCACCGTACAGGTTAGAATGTTCTCGCAAGGATAAATTCAGGTTAGTTACACTATTCCGGCAGCATTTCAGCAGATATTAGTTATCCTACTTTTATATGAGCAATACCATACAGTTAATAGGAATATCAGTGCTTACCAAAGTTGGACTGATTGACTAGTTGTACTTCTCCAGGCTTTGCGTTGCAGCAATGTGTCGCGCCCTTGCGCAAGCATAGGAGATATACTGGGCAATATGCAAATGAGAGTCTGACGTGACGACACAGCTCCCGTCCCAGAGCGATTTGGAAATGAAATACACGGTATAttacaattacattacatttcaacCTCATTTTTCAACGGCGGGAATTTCACCAAATTATGGAGACGTGATACATGTGTCCAAATGTTCACAAATGTGTTTTTAAATCACTTTATTCACCGAGTTTCAGGCACCACTGAGAGAAGTGTGCACAAGACGCCACCTGTCGGAAAAAGGAGGTATGTACCACATGTTGTATTTATCGCCATTACCATGTTATTTTTTCTTGCATTCTTTCATTTCTAAAAGAGTAAAGAACATGTCCCTTCTATTAACTCGGTGTGGGCAAGTATTCATAAAGTCTCTATAAACAGACGCATATGATTATTACCACTGGCAAAGTGAATCTATAGTTATAAGTCAAATGTCTTAATAATAATCTAATAGCATTTATGTCTTGTTTTCTCGATTATCCTCTTTGTGAAGTATGTTATGGTTACGTGACAGTTTGGCCTGGTTCAGATGAAATACCTTGTAAGCACGTGGATGCCAGCAATGGATCTTTTCATCAGCCACTATCCATCACCAAGAAATCAAAAATGACATCAGTCCTCTACTGAGAAACTGTTGCCAACTCCACATACAGAACGTGACAAGGCAGTAATAAGGCACCCCCCCGTCAAGGTAGTAGgcctgtatatatacatacagtgaggggaaaaagtttttgatcccctgctgattttgtacgtttgcccactgacaaagaaattatcagtctattattttaatggtaggtttatttgaagagtgagagacagaataacaaaaaaatccagaaaaacgcatgtcaaaaattgatttgcattttaatgagggaaataagtatttgacccctctgcaaaacatgacttagtacttggtggcaaaaaccTTGTTGgcgatcacagaggtcagacatttcttgtagttggccaccaggtttgcacacatctcaggaggcattttgtcccactcctctttgaagatcttctctaagtcattaaggtttcgaggctgacgtttggcaactcgaaccttcagctccctccacagattttctatgggattaaggtctggagactgactaggccactccaggaccttaatgtgcttcttcttgagccactcctttgttgccgtggccatgtgttttgggtcattgtcatgctggaatacccatccacgacccattttcaatgccctgtctgagggaaggaggttctcacccaagatttgacagtacatggccctgtccattgtccctttgatgcggtgaagttgtgctgtccccttagcagaaaaaacaCCCCcatagcataatgtttccacctccatgtttgacggtggggatgataatcttggagtcataggcagcattcctcctcttccaaacacggcaagttgagttggtcccagctgccttgagatcattgacaagatcctcccgtgtagttctgggctgattcctcaccgttctcatgttcattgcaactccacgaggtgagatcttgcatggagccccaggccgagggagattgacagttattttgtgtttcttccatttgcgaataatcgcaccaactgttgtcaccttctcaccaagctgcttggcgatggtcttgtgtaggtctacaatcttgtccctgacatccttgacgagctctttggtcttggccatggtggagagtttggaatctgattgattgattgcttctgtggacaggtgtcttttatacaggtaacaaattgagattaggagcactccctttaagagtgtgctcctaatctcagctcgttacctgtataaaagacacctgggagccagaaatctttctgattgagaggggatgaaatacttatttccctcattaaaatgaaaatcaatttataacatttttgacatgtatttttctggatttttttgttgttattctgtctcactgttcaaataaacctaccattaaaactatagactgatcatttctttgtcagtgggcaaacgtacaaaatcagcaggggatcaaatactttttcccctcactgtatatatatatatatatatatatatatactatatatatatgatatatatggCTGTAGCTACACCATCCAGCATCCCCCCTTGTTGGCAGGTGTCTCAGCCTGAGCCTAAACAAGGATATTCGCCCTGGTTGGTCCTTGGATGGGAGTCCAGGGCAAAGTGTCTCAGACTCGGAGTGCTGTACTAGGACCAGtattgccttttagatcacaattaaTGAGATTACATAGTcaaggaggacctgatcctagatggTTGGGCGGTGGCGTTGCATGGCTAGTTCGATGAACTCACCCTTTTAAGACCTGCGACTTACAAACGTTTAACCAAGTTCCTTTATTTTCCCAAGGCACTGCCACAAGATTCTGGTGCTGTAAGTAGCAACACAAGTTCCTCATATGGACACCTAATTACTCCCATCTTCCAATGGGATCACACAAGTCCTCCCCGTAGGGAAAATAACAGTGTACCATCTATAACAATTCATCTGAGGATCCTCAAAGAAAGGAAGACAGCCAGCAGTATGAAGATGTCATTGTCAAAGTCTGTCAATGAAAATCCTGGTGGTGTAAAAAATAAAGTCCGCCAGCAGTTTTCAACTGGAAATGAACTGTGAGGAGTTACCCTCCTACATTATAACTTTCTCTACAAGTAATTGGAGTGAAAAACATAACACTTAAGACATGAGGAAAGTAGAAGTTTGAAATTGATGACCTTTTGGGTGAGGCTTGCTCAACCAATCACCCTTTGAAAAGATGGAAAAAACCTGATATAGAAACTGTCCCCAGTTTCTCCAAGTTATCGGATCGAACCAAACGTATATAGAGTGATtgcatcattgacttgaatgtgGATACCCCTTCTATTAATTTAATCCTATCACCAAAATCTGATCAGATATCTCTTACTGCCCAGTTTTTCCAAAAGTTTAGAAGTGGTGGAGTTTTAGTAGATGTGCAATTTCAAGATTGTAATGGAGCAAATGTGATCAGAAATACGTAGGTGAGCACGAGGCCCTGCAATGACACCAGTCCGTCACTAGAGGGAGCGCACCACCAGGTGCATACTAAATGAAGGAAACTAAAATGGCAAATCAGATTTGGCCTTGTTACGTGGCACTAAAGAAAGATGTTTTAGCTAGAATGTCAGAAAATGTGTAAATGCTTACGACAATTCTCTCTCATATCGCAAGTTGAATTCCATGATACAATTTGTGACTTTAAAAGGAGACAATTCTAGATGCTTATAGACATTCCATAGGTATCTGCAGGTTGAACAAATACAGCCTCTACTCTGGATCTTTCTGAGAAAAGAACTCAACTCTAACACTAACCAAATGTTGCTGGTTAAAGgaattaaaaatcagctgttgaTGACTAAACAACCCTGGGTGGCATTGATTAGcacacaccgtagcaaaacatcGTATAGATAGTCCCTCCCCGTTTGCTACCGTTGAGTCTAGTGAATAGGACCCTGGTATTTGGTAATCGGCGTGTATTGATGAAACAAATGTGCCTCAAACCAGCAGCGTTGCAGATTCCCCACGGAGCTGGTTAGAACAGTCAGATGACTCAAGAAATGACATCACACAATGGAATGCTTTCATTTATAGTGAAACGGACAGAAAATGAGGTACAACAGAACAGGAACATCGTTAGGCAATGGACCTTTGGTTAAAATGACAGCCAGATCCATTGGCTGGCAAGGCATGATATTGAAAACAAACAATAAGGAAATGTTAACATGGTAATATGCATAAATAGAAACTTGCTGGTCTCAAAGAGGTGATACTCTTTCTTGGGTCTCCACACGGAACAACGGAGCTGGGAAAGTGGGCGTGGCCTTTAGGAATCGGTCACGCGTAATTGGCCCAAATCATCAGGGCTTAAGGACTTCCGGGAGGGCGTGGCCGCTGAAGGTGCGAGCTGCTTGGACCATGAGGAGAGAAACGGCCTAAATTGGCCGTTGTGACCTCTTCCTTGTGACCATCCTTTATAAGGGCACGTGGCTGAAGAGGTAGGACACCGACTCGCCATTGTGGGTTCTCCTGATCGCCTCAGCCAGGATCATGGCTATATCTATGATCTGGTGGAGACCACAGAAATACAACATCATATACATCTCTATGGCAGACCACCATCAACCAGTGCCTCAGGTCAGGTAACCTATAGGGCAGCCAATCAATCCTGATTGGAATGGTTAGCTTTAACAGCAGCAGCAAGCTACATATACTTTAAGACATGGGAGAGGCAAAATGCTGTAAGTATCAACAAATGGATTCCTCATTGGCTAAAAGGTAGAAGGACGTGAGTAAACAGGAAGTGCCTATCTGGACTGTGGGTACCTGTATCTTTGGGCAAGACTTCATCTTCTCCTCCTGGGGGATGGTGTTGGTGACCACCACGGCCTCGAAGGGAGCGTCGTTGATGCGCGCGATGGCCGGACCGGAAAATATGCCGTGCGTGAGGATAGCGTAGACCTTGATCGCACCGGCATCAATCAatctagaaagagagagatgagttgtgtaatatattttaaaaaagtgACAGTAATATGGAAACTGTGTTTGAAATAATGCATATGAGCAAAGTAGAAAAATGAAATTTCAAACATCAAATAGAAGAGTGAAAGGTTGAGGATTTTCAGAGAGAGTGAAACGGGAGCCATGGTTGAGACTGGAACAAACGATACTGACTTCCAGGCTTTtagaccccccctcccccttggGCCACCTATGTCCAAACAGCAAAATAAAAATAGCTTGCTTTAAAACAGCTACATTTTGTCACTGCAGCAAACAGGAGAGCCCTACATGTTTAGGGCAGCGACTGTACCATTGGCCACACCCATGGCCAAGCCCCCATTTTGATGCAGAAAAAAAACCCTGAGTTGATTTTGAATCCCCACATCACTTCTCACCCTCTACACAATCTCTCTCATTAGGTTTGATACAACGGTTCAGGTCAATAAACCATACTGTGATTTGAGATCAACAGATGAGCCTACATAGCAACCGTCTATAAATACTGACTTGTATTGACACCACAAGCCAAACACAAATAACCTAGAGCAAGGACATAGTAGAATAATTTTGGGGATATTAggagttgtgtgagtgtgtgcgtggtTGCTGTGACTCACTTCTCAGCAGCTTTGCAGATGGTACCGCAGGTGTCGGCCATGTCGTCGACCAGGATGGCCACGCGGTCCTTCACGTCTCCGACCAGGACCATGCGGTCCACCTCGTTGGCCTTCTTCCTCTCTTTGTGGATGAGGGCAAACTCCACATTCAGACGGTCAGCGATGGAGGTCACTCTGGATACAGGGAATTAAAACAAAGAGATGAGAAATATGAGAAATGCATGTCAGCGCTCAGCTGAAATAGCACCGCGTTCGCATGACCTCCAGAAGTCGAGCATAACTCATCTAGAAAATGGACAAGTACAAAGAAACACCCAATGAAAAAGGGTGAAACGCAAGGGAGAGATGAACGGGTCCAAACATTTCTAACTTTCCCCATAGCTTTGCCACATTGTTGAAGACCTCAGGACCAGCCGTATCTGGTTCATGTGACCCTGCCACATGGAATTGGTTATTACCGTTTGGCTCCTCCAGCGTCAGGGGACACAATGCAGCTGTTCTTCCACTCTGGAATGTTCTCCCGGATCCACTGGAGGACCGCGGGCTCTGCATACAGGTTGTCCACGGCGATGTCGAAGAATCCCTACGGAGAGATCAGAAAAAGTTAATATACTGCCTCTTTGATTAGCTTAACATTGAGCAAAAACATAGCGACAACTTTAGACTTCACTGCATTAACTAGGAATGAAACAAATGTAGCAACTACTAGTCGTTTCAATTCAATATAACTTCATTTATCGGCAAGGGAAACAGCACCCTGCAATTGCCTTGCTGTGACGGTGATGTGTTGGATGCTGCCTACCTGGATCTGCGAGGCGTGGAGGTCCATTGTGATGATGTGGTCGGCGCCGGCTACAGACAGCATGTTGGCCACCAGCTTGGCTGAGATAGGAGCACGACTCTGGGACACAGAGGGAGTTACAGGCTCTTTCAAATGAAGCACACAATTCAATTATTCAGCGTGACAACAATGGTTGCACTACATTAAAATGCCCTGGATTGAAATAACTAGTGAAGTCTAAACCGTCTGCTCCTCCACAAGGAACACAATCCAGGTCAGGCGACGGACAACAGATGATGGTGATTGGCTACAGGTTGTCGCGTGTTCAACACAGACATCTCAGAATTCTGTGGTTAATGCACACAGCCCTCTGTAGCAAAATAGCAGCACAAGGTGACTGTAGAGATTCTGGTTTCAGGGGACAACTCACAGGTTActttatttacacacacacacaagttcaa includes:
- the LOC115179858 gene encoding ribose-phosphate pyrophosphokinase 2; protein product: MPNIVLFSGSSHQDLSQKVADRLGLELGKVITKKFSNQETCVEIGESVRGEDVYIVQSGCGEINDNLMELLIMINACKIASSSRVTAVIPCFPYARQDKKDKSRAPISAKLVANMLSVAGADHIITMDLHASQIQGFFDIAVDNLYAEPAVLQWIRENIPEWKNSCIVSPDAGGAKRVTSIADRLNVEFALIHKERKKANEVDRMVLVGDVKDRVAILVDDMADTCGTICKAAEKLIDAGAIKVYAILTHGIFSGPAIARINDAPFEAVVVTNTIPQEEKMKSCPKIQIIDIAMILAEAIRRTHNGESVSYLFSHVPL